In Halobaculum magnesiiphilum, the following proteins share a genomic window:
- a CDS encoding nucleoside phosphorylase — MSDRDPSDDSEDPNAEVQYHIEVGPDDVADTVLLPGNPERVDKVTALWDDHEEVGQHREYRTATGEYDGEALSVTSTGIGSPSAAIAVEELARVGADTFIRVGSCGAIQEGMDVGDLVITSGAVRQEGTSKEYVREDYPAVADHEVVSALVAAAERLGYDYHVGITMSADSFYAGQGRPGFEGFEAAGSDALVDELREANVKNIEMEAAAIATIANVYGLRAGAVCTVYANRVTGEFRTEGESRAAECASLAAALLARMDEVKREAGVDRWHAGLSLE; from the coding sequence ATGAGCGATCGCGACCCCAGCGACGACAGCGAGGACCCGAACGCCGAGGTCCAGTACCACATCGAGGTCGGCCCCGACGACGTGGCCGACACCGTCCTCCTGCCGGGCAACCCCGAGCGCGTCGACAAGGTGACCGCGCTGTGGGACGACCACGAGGAGGTGGGTCAGCACCGCGAGTACCGCACCGCCACCGGCGAGTACGACGGCGAGGCGCTGTCGGTCACCTCCACGGGGATCGGCTCCCCCTCGGCGGCCATCGCCGTCGAGGAGCTGGCACGCGTCGGCGCGGACACGTTCATCCGCGTCGGCTCCTGCGGCGCCATCCAGGAGGGGATGGACGTGGGCGACCTGGTCATCACCTCCGGCGCCGTCCGCCAGGAGGGGACGAGCAAGGAGTACGTCCGCGAGGACTACCCAGCCGTCGCCGACCACGAGGTCGTCTCGGCGCTTGTGGCCGCCGCCGAGCGCCTCGGCTACGACTACCACGTGGGGATCACGATGTCGGCGGACTCCTTTTACGCCGGGCAGGGCCGGCCCGGGTTCGAGGGGTTCGAGGCCGCCGGCAGCGACGCGCTCGTCGACGAACTGCGCGAGGCGAACGTGAAGAACATCGAGATGGAGGCCGCCGCGATCGCCACGATCGCGAACGTGTACGGCCTCCGCGCCGGCGCCGTCTGCACGGTGTACGCCAACCGCGTCACCGGGGAGTTCCGCACCGAGGGCGAGTCGCGAGCCGCCGAGTGCGCCAGCCTCGCGGCGGCGCTGTTGGCGCGAATGGACGAGGTGAAGCGCGAGGCGGGCGTCGACCGCTGGCACGCCGGGTTGTCGCTGGAGTAG
- a CDS encoding NAD(P)/FAD-dependent oxidoreductase, which translates to MSQQVVVVGAGYAGAGTVKSFEDAIQPGEAELTWVSDTDYHLVLHEAHRVIRKPEVESKVAIPVEEIKDDDTNFVKGRVTEIDADEQVVHTGDGDEIDYDYLLVAVGSATAFFGIDGLREHALTLKTLDDAREIHQAVKTAGQEATTTEPATVLVGGAGLSGIQSAGEIAEYRDDHKAPIDIELVEGLDSVFPNNDPEVQGAIRKRLDEKDIAVSTGEFISKVDEHAVYLGGAEAEYYDEDDDGDAPAREDIDFSEDLIKEYDVLLWTGGITGQPEVEDFHLHADDRSNRVYAESTFETSDENVFAIGDTALVEQGDEEFAPPTAQAAWQAAEVAGENLARAVRGAPLKSWRHEDKGTLISVGEEAVAHDVKAAGFEVPINTFGGPAAKALKKAVASRWIADVSGYGRALNAWNDM; encoded by the coding sequence ATGAGCCAACAGGTCGTCGTTGTCGGAGCCGGGTACGCCGGCGCCGGGACGGTGAAGTCGTTCGAGGACGCAATCCAACCGGGCGAGGCCGAGTTGACGTGGGTGTCGGACACCGACTACCACCTCGTGCTCCACGAGGCCCACCGCGTCATCCGCAAGCCGGAGGTCGAGTCCAAGGTCGCCATCCCGGTCGAGGAGATCAAGGACGACGACACGAACTTCGTGAAGGGCCGCGTCACGGAGATCGACGCCGACGAGCAGGTCGTCCACACCGGCGACGGCGACGAGATCGACTACGACTACCTCCTCGTCGCCGTCGGCTCGGCGACCGCGTTCTTCGGCATCGACGGGCTGCGCGAGCACGCGCTCACCCTCAAGACGCTCGACGACGCCCGCGAGATCCACCAGGCCGTCAAGACGGCCGGCCAGGAGGCCACCACCACCGAGCCCGCGACGGTGCTCGTCGGGGGCGCCGGCCTCTCGGGGATCCAGTCGGCCGGCGAGATCGCGGAGTACCGCGACGACCACAAGGCGCCCATCGACATCGAGCTCGTCGAGGGGCTCGACTCGGTGTTCCCGAACAACGACCCCGAGGTGCAGGGCGCCATCCGCAAGCGCCTCGACGAGAAAGACATCGCCGTCTCCACGGGCGAGTTCATCTCGAAGGTCGACGAACACGCCGTCTACCTCGGCGGCGCCGAGGCGGAGTACTACGACGAGGACGACGACGGCGACGCCCCCGCGAGGGAGGACATCGACTTCTCCGAGGACCTCATCAAGGAGTACGACGTGCTGCTGTGGACCGGGGGGATCACCGGCCAGCCCGAGGTCGAGGACTTCCACCTCCACGCCGACGACCGCTCCAACCGCGTGTACGCCGAGTCGACGTTCGAGACGAGCGACGAGAACGTGTTCGCCATCGGCGACACCGCCCTCGTCGAGCAGGGCGACGAGGAGTTCGCCCCGCCGACGGCGCAGGCCGCCTGGCAGGCCGCCGAGGTCGCCGGCGAGAACCTCGCGCGTGCCGTCCGCGGCGCCCCCCTGAAGTCGTGGCGCCACGAGGACAAGGGGACGCTCATCTCGGTCGGCGAGGAGGCCGTCGCCCACGACGTGAAGGCCGCCGGGTTCGAGGTCCCGATCAACACCTTCGGCGGGCCGGCCGCCAAAGCGCTGAAAAAGGCCGTCGCGAGCCGCTGGATCGCCGACGTGTCGGGCTACGGGCGTGCGCTCAACGCCTGGAACGACATGTAG
- a CDS encoding HTH domain-containing protein yields MSSIELTDSQRKILNELVNLYREEEDAVKGETIADAVGRNAGTIRNQMQSLKALQLVEGVPGPKGGYKPTATAFEALDLQNLDEPASTPLFHEGERLDNVNVQEINLTSVHHPELCRAEIHVQGSVRDFHEGDSVSVGPTPLSKLVIDGTVDGKDDTASVLILKIDGMEAPSEPPEH; encoded by the coding sequence ATGTCGTCCATCGAACTCACCGACAGTCAGCGGAAGATCCTCAACGAGCTGGTGAACCTCTACCGCGAGGAGGAGGACGCGGTCAAGGGGGAGACGATCGCCGACGCTGTCGGGCGAAACGCCGGCACGATCCGCAACCAGATGCAGAGCCTGAAGGCGCTGCAGCTGGTCGAGGGCGTACCGGGGCCGAAGGGCGGATACAAGCCGACCGCGACCGCCTTCGAGGCGCTGGACCTCCAGAACCTTGACGAGCCCGCGTCGACGCCGCTGTTCCACGAGGGCGAGCGCCTCGACAACGTCAACGTCCAGGAGATCAACCTCACCTCCGTCCACCACCCGGAGCTGTGCCGCGCGGAGATCCACGTCCAGGGGTCGGTGCGCGACTTCCACGAGGGCGACTCCGTCAGCGTCGGACCGACGCCGCTGTCGAAGCTCGTCATCGACGGCACCGTCGACGGGAAGGACGACACCGCCTCGGTGCTCATCCTCAAGATCGACGGGATGGAGGCGCCGTCGGAGCCGCCCGAGCACTGA
- a CDS encoding NAD-dependent epimerase/dehydratase family protein produces the protein MNDTRVLVTGGAGFIGSNLANTLAAAGNDVIALDNGYLGTPENLSADVEFVEADVLDEDLPTDVDCVFHLAALSSRQMLEENPRQGARVNIEGFVNVVEQARADGCDTVVYASTSSAYGSRTEPSPEDMDLEASTGYDASMLGRERYAEYYNDFYDDLTCAGARFFSVYQGYGGAEGHKGEYANTVSQFADDIANGQSPVLWGDGSQTRDFTHVDDIVRGLEAIADHELAGVYNLGTGDPYSFNEMVELINDALGTDVEPEYEPIPLENYVHDTCADITRIREATGWEPQVDFEEGVRRVCAPYLDDE, from the coding sequence ATGAACGACACACGCGTGCTGGTCACCGGCGGCGCGGGGTTCATCGGTTCGAACCTCGCGAACACGCTGGCGGCGGCCGGCAACGACGTGATCGCGCTCGACAACGGCTATCTGGGGACGCCCGAGAACCTCTCGGCGGACGTGGAGTTCGTCGAGGCGGACGTGCTCGATGAGGACCTCCCGACGGACGTGGATTGCGTGTTCCACCTCGCGGCGCTGTCCTCCCGGCAGATGCTCGAGGAGAACCCCCGACAGGGCGCCCGCGTCAACATCGAGGGGTTCGTCAACGTCGTCGAGCAGGCCCGCGCCGACGGCTGCGACACGGTCGTGTACGCCTCGACCTCCTCGGCGTACGGGAGCCGCACGGAGCCCAGTCCCGAGGACATGGACCTGGAGGCGTCGACGGGGTACGACGCGTCGATGCTCGGGCGCGAGCGCTACGCGGAGTACTACAACGACTTCTACGACGACCTGACCTGTGCCGGCGCGCGCTTCTTCTCGGTGTACCAGGGCTACGGCGGCGCCGAGGGGCACAAGGGCGAGTACGCCAACACGGTCTCGCAGTTCGCCGACGACATCGCCAACGGCCAGTCGCCGGTGCTGTGGGGCGACGGCTCCCAGACGCGCGACTTCACGCACGTCGACGACATCGTCCGCGGGCTGGAGGCGATCGCCGACCACGAGCTGGCCGGCGTGTACAACCTCGGGACGGGCGACCCCTACTCGTTCAACGAGATGGTCGAGCTGATCAACGACGCGCTCGGCACCGACGTCGAGCCGGAGTACGAGCCGATCCCGCTGGAGAACTACGTCCACGACACCTGCGCCGACATCACGAGGATCCGCGAGGCGACCGGCTGGGAGCCACAGGTCGACTTCGAGGAGGGCGTCCGGCGCGTGTGCGCGCCGTATCTCGACGACGAGTAG
- a CDS encoding FtsX-like permease family protein — protein sequence MSYRRLLIGRWSRRDRLAILVVAVGVAFLCGTALLVVVAGDQTTAIAAGYDSDGAVTTHASVEAAAAAAPANATVIPFALANTPNGSDRYVLARPESPTAAPDLHTGSGTTLGTLDAPTTRTLQGPDGSTTVRVTPRGGASTVPEGWYVANASTVDRLGTSGAFVVHPVNSGEIPLSGVPLRTALAFFVLGTREALTALGVVVAGGAVLIGVVVHSVTRMTVRDRRATIRVIRATGARPATILALFGVRATLLSAAGAALGYAAGVIGVNAAVSVAVFAGLPTSLSPTLTPAAARVIIPILGAVVALGGVSGVLAAVPAVRGSPLADGRDAHPHTTGTSRLARLRSVAEPTVLDVRTAVPTAATLAAFVAFVVLVGSMAGIVAPLSGGEGATITEPGAVHPIASTVPTTYAAALRDRGIDASPELLLFEVDDGRTYTVRGAEYGAFASVTDESLVDGRRPATADEAVIGADLARTMDVGIGDRMTLGGPTRPGLARVEVVGVFTAPGPFDDQLIVPLSTARGLAGKPPGTAQFVRAERLPDDGVDARSTRITAIRAPDSAAPNSTVEATVVVENRREERTTATVPITVGNRTVEREVTLDPGGEATIPVAVETGPPGTIDISAGEITRTIRVGDATSGGLTLGPLPERGPPNATLSVRVRDADGDPVANATVTAGEDTATTTDAGIAQLSTGDPGDLTIRARAGNRTGEAAMRVAADAPRRPTASLAVRPESPDLLTRATVTATLSNPWGDPVEDVSVAVAGPDGRTERTVSLASGATREIGVRLPRQPPGTYEATLQVDGETVAVESFRVTGDERVAAALATGGRAGTSGIGRAVETAFGNLRLVFGTVLALAAGLTVGGTTATFSRAVHGRRETIGIHRATGASPSRVFRIVLGDALRIGVLAALVAVPVGVAGLRIAGALGYLTVFGVRIQATGSPGLLAAAALAGLSVTLAGAGLATASLLARPPARLVRDEPATGPPTEGSDE from the coding sequence ATGTCCTATCGTCGCCTCCTCATCGGTCGCTGGTCCCGTCGCGACCGGCTGGCGATCCTCGTCGTCGCGGTCGGGGTCGCGTTCCTGTGCGGGACGGCCCTGCTCGTCGTCGTCGCCGGCGACCAGACGACCGCGATCGCCGCCGGCTACGACAGCGACGGCGCGGTCACGACCCACGCGAGCGTCGAGGCGGCCGCCGCGGCAGCGCCGGCGAACGCGACGGTGATCCCCTTCGCCCTCGCCAACACCCCCAACGGCTCCGATCGTTACGTCCTCGCGAGACCCGAGTCCCCCACGGCGGCCCCGGACCTCCACACCGGCAGCGGGACGACGCTCGGGACGCTCGACGCCCCCACGACCCGAACCCTCCAGGGTCCCGATGGGTCAACCACAGTTCGAGTCACCCCCCGCGGGGGCGCGAGTACCGTCCCCGAGGGCTGGTACGTGGCGAACGCCTCGACGGTCGACCGGCTCGGAACGAGCGGCGCGTTCGTGGTCCACCCGGTCAACTCTGGGGAGATTCCGCTCTCGGGCGTTCCCCTGCGAACCGCGCTGGCCTTCTTCGTGCTCGGGACGCGCGAGGCGCTGACCGCCCTCGGCGTCGTCGTCGCCGGCGGCGCGGTCCTGATCGGCGTGGTCGTCCACAGCGTCACGCGGATGACCGTCCGCGACCGCCGGGCGACGATCCGGGTGATCCGCGCCACCGGGGCCCGGCCGGCGACGATCCTCGCGCTCTTCGGCGTCCGCGCGACGCTGCTGTCGGCCGCGGGCGCCGCCCTCGGGTACGCCGCCGGCGTCATCGGCGTCAACGCCGCCGTCAGCGTCGCGGTGTTCGCCGGTCTGCCGACCTCGCTGTCGCCGACGCTGACGCCGGCGGCCGCACGGGTCATCATCCCGATCCTCGGGGCCGTCGTCGCGCTCGGCGGGGTCAGCGGCGTGCTCGCGGCCGTCCCGGCGGTCCGCGGCTCGCCCCTGGCGGACGGCCGTGACGCCCACCCCCACACGACCGGCACCTCCCGCCTCGCGCGGCTTCGGTCGGTCGCCGAGCCGACGGTGCTCGACGTAAGGACGGCCGTGCCCACCGCCGCGACGCTCGCGGCGTTCGTCGCCTTCGTCGTCCTGGTGGGGTCGATGGCGGGCATCGTCGCCCCGCTCTCAGGGGGCGAGGGGGCGACGATCACCGAGCCCGGAGCGGTCCACCCGATCGCGAGCACCGTCCCGACGACGTACGCGGCCGCGCTGCGCGACCGCGGGATCGACGCCAGCCCCGAGCTGCTGCTGTTCGAGGTGGACGACGGCCGGACGTACACGGTCCGCGGGGCCGAGTACGGCGCGTTCGCCTCGGTCACCGACGAGTCGCTCGTCGACGGCCGTCGCCCGGCGACCGCCGACGAGGCCGTCATCGGCGCCGACCTCGCGCGGACGATGGACGTGGGGATCGGCGACCGCATGACCCTCGGCGGGCCGACCCGCCCCGGGCTCGCCCGCGTCGAGGTCGTCGGCGTGTTCACCGCTCCCGGCCCCTTCGACGACCAACTGATCGTGCCGCTGTCGACCGCACGCGGCCTCGCCGGGAAGCCGCCGGGGACGGCGCAGTTCGTCCGCGCGGAGCGACTCCCAGATGACGGCGTCGACGCGCGGTCGACCCGTATCACGGCGATCCGCGCTCCGGACAGCGCGGCGCCGAACAGCACCGTCGAGGCGACCGTCGTCGTCGAGAACCGGCGCGAGGAGCGAACGACCGCGACCGTCCCGATCACGGTGGGGAACCGGACGGTCGAGCGCGAGGTGACGCTCGACCCCGGCGGCGAGGCGACGATCCCCGTCGCCGTCGAGACCGGACCGCCCGGAACGATCGACATCTCAGCGGGCGAGATCACGCGGACGATCCGCGTCGGCGACGCGACGAGCGGGGGACTCACGCTCGGGCCGCTCCCCGAGCGCGGCCCCCCGAACGCGACGCTCTCGGTCCGCGTTCGCGACGCCGACGGCGACCCGGTGGCGAACGCGACGGTGACCGCCGGCGAGGACACCGCGACGACGACCGACGCCGGGATCGCACAGCTCTCGACCGGCGACCCGGGCGACCTCACGATCCGCGCCCGCGCCGGCAACCGGACTGGAGAAGCGGCGATGCGCGTCGCAGCGGACGCACCCCGCCGGCCGACCGCGTCGCTCGCGGTTCGCCCCGAGTCGCCCGATCTGCTCACCCGCGCGACGGTGACCGCGACGCTGTCGAACCCGTGGGGCGACCCGGTCGAGGACGTGTCCGTCGCGGTCGCCGGCCCCGACGGACGGACGGAGCGAACGGTCTCCCTCGCTTCCGGCGCGACCCGCGAGATCGGCGTGCGCCTCCCCAGACAGCCGCCCGGGACCTACGAGGCGACCCTTCAGGTCGACGGGGAGACGGTCGCCGTCGAGTCGTTCCGTGTCACCGGCGACGAGCGGGTCGCGGCGGCCCTGGCGACCGGCGGCCGCGCCGGTACGTCGGGGATCGGTCGGGCCGTCGAGACGGCGTTCGGCAACCTCCGGCTCGTGTTCGGGACCGTCCTCGCGCTGGCAGCGGGGCTCACCGTCGGCGGCACGACGGCGACGTTCTCGCGGGCGGTCCACGGCCGGCGGGAGACGATCGGGATCCACCGCGCGACGGGCGCATCCCCGTCGCGGGTGTTCCGGATCGTCCTCGGCGACGCCCTCCGTATCGGGGTCCTCGCGGCGCTGGTTGCGGTCCCGGTTGGAGTCGCCGGCCTCAGGATCGCGGGCGCCCTGGGCTACCTGACGGTGTTCGGCGTCCGGATCCAGGCGACCGGGTCGCCGGGGCTGCTCGCGGCGGCCGCACTCGCCGGTCTGTCGGTGACGCTGGCGGGCGCCGGGCTGGCGACCGCGTCGCTGCTGGCGCGTCCCCCCGCGCGACTCGTCCGCGACGAGCCGGCGACCGGACCGCCCACGGAGGGCAGCGATGAGTAA
- a CDS encoding nucleotidyltransferase domain-containing protein, protein MNSNTVRSSRDREGPHVCIPIPVGDRNAFTHDATADILQILTDNPEKTFSNRDLHRLTGKGMGNVNGAVESLEELGVVTVDRDGRANQVQINPEKLVRSDDPITAIPQPEYHAPVRAVRDRIVDRIGDDAGIVLFGSVARGDADRASDIDVFVIIEDGRMNAQREAHGIEDDIASEQFDGDRYEAHIVVETRDSAVTHDRIRDVITEGITVHDTPVLDDVKREVFADEA, encoded by the coding sequence ATGAACAGTAATACAGTTCGATCATCGAGAGACCGTGAGGGACCCCACGTCTGTATCCCCATCCCGGTCGGAGACCGTAACGCGTTCACCCACGATGCCACCGCCGATATCCTCCAGATACTCACCGATAATCCTGAGAAGACGTTTTCAAACCGCGACCTTCACCGCCTCACGGGGAAGGGAATGGGGAACGTCAATGGCGCGGTGGAATCGCTTGAAGAACTCGGTGTTGTCACCGTTGACCGTGACGGCCGAGCAAATCAGGTACAAATCAACCCGGAGAAACTGGTTCGCAGCGACGATCCCATCACAGCGATTCCGCAGCCAGAATACCATGCCCCCGTGCGAGCGGTTCGTGACCGGATCGTTGACCGAATCGGCGACGACGCGGGCATCGTATTGTTCGGGAGTGTCGCTCGGGGTGACGCGGACCGGGCAAGCGACATTGACGTGTTCGTGATTATCGAGGACGGGCGGATGAACGCTCAACGCGAAGCGCACGGAATTGAGGACGACATCGCATCCGAACAGTTCGACGGTGATCGGTACGAAGCACACATCGTCGTTGAAACGCGGGATTCTGCAGTGACGCACGACCGGATTCGGGATGTCATCACTGAGGGGATCACGGTACACGACACGCCTGTGTTGGACGACGTGAAACGGGAGGTGTTCGCCGATGAGGCTTGA
- a CDS encoding DUF7342 family protein: MTDDSREGGPPPFDSPFDGEDTKQRVYGGVLHARDPMTAAEIAEQADCSAESARTHLSFYADLGIVIRHEGRPVRYERNDDYFEWRRVNELAREHSVDELQARVSELTERIETYRNRYGADSPAAVDVLEFDADRVDDVYADLGDWATAIEERRLHERARRNAAGSTARSHG; encoded by the coding sequence ATGACGGACGACAGCCGTGAAGGCGGTCCGCCCCCCTTCGACAGCCCGTTCGACGGGGAGGACACGAAACAGCGTGTCTACGGGGGAGTGCTGCATGCGCGAGACCCGATGACGGCCGCCGAGATCGCCGAGCAAGCGGACTGCTCGGCGGAGTCGGCACGGACACACCTCTCGTTTTACGCCGACCTCGGTATCGTCATCCGGCACGAGGGAAGACCGGTCAGGTACGAGCGCAACGACGACTACTTCGAGTGGCGACGGGTGAACGAGTTGGCGCGGGAGCACTCCGTCGACGAGTTGCAGGCCCGTGTGTCCGAGCTTACTGAACGGATCGAGACGTACCGGAACCGGTACGGCGCCGACTCGCCCGCAGCGGTCGATGTCCTCGAATTCGACGCGGACCGCGTCGACGACGTGTACGCCGACTTGGGTGACTGGGCCACCGCGATCGAGGAGCGTCGCCTGCACGAACGCGCCCGAAGGAACGCCGCGGGTTCGACAGCGCGGTCACACGGCTGA
- a CDS encoding RNA-guided endonuclease InsQ/TnpB family protein: MEVRRTVPVKLDVSDSDENLLSETVDEFLWACNYVVTVASEGDWVETRAYKLQEATYDDVREATRLHSNHVQSARNRAVDALKSVIAKWKRGEKASLPRFTSRSCEYNQRNATFNDDHATLSTVDGRVTVNYVLPDELTGTPHAQYLRSDEWETTGATLHRRNGSYYLHVRTKADVDVPDLSENGTVLGVDLGVENIAVTSTGRFWSADEMNHWRREYEKRRGSLQQCGTRWAHENVQSVGQTETGRFEQYLHRVANEIVAEALDYGCSQIAFEKLTGIRENIPEATWHHEWAFRRLFDYVSYKAEDRGLSVGQVNPRNTSRRCSNCGFTHEQNRPDQETFSCLKCEYENHADYNASKNIGLKLLRNQTGDEGGAPVGVRLNSGMLNANGLTSVPDLVRARVHAECHGR; this comes from the coding sequence ATGGAGGTTCGTCGCACCGTCCCTGTCAAACTCGACGTGAGCGACAGCGATGAGAACCTACTTTCGGAAACGGTCGACGAATTTCTGTGGGCCTGTAACTACGTCGTTACCGTCGCCTCCGAGGGAGACTGGGTTGAAACCCGTGCGTACAAGCTCCAAGAGGCGACATACGACGACGTTCGTGAGGCGACGCGACTCCACAGTAACCACGTCCAGTCGGCTCGAAACCGAGCGGTCGACGCGCTCAAGTCGGTTATCGCCAAGTGGAAGCGTGGCGAGAAGGCGTCGTTGCCGAGATTCACTTCGCGCTCCTGTGAGTACAATCAGCGGAACGCGACGTTCAACGACGACCACGCAACGCTCTCGACCGTCGATGGGCGTGTCACGGTCAACTACGTCCTCCCCGACGAACTGACTGGAACACCACACGCACAGTATCTCCGCTCTGATGAGTGGGAGACGACTGGTGCGACACTCCATCGACGCAATGGCTCGTACTACCTCCACGTCCGAACAAAGGCGGATGTGGACGTCCCCGACCTCTCCGAGAACGGAACGGTTCTCGGTGTTGATCTCGGGGTCGAGAATATTGCCGTCACCTCGACGGGAAGATTCTGGTCGGCAGACGAGATGAACCATTGGCGACGGGAGTACGAGAAGCGTCGTGGATCGCTCCAGCAGTGTGGAACCCGATGGGCGCATGAGAACGTCCAATCGGTCGGTCAAACCGAAACGGGACGTTTTGAACAGTACTTGCACCGCGTGGCGAACGAGATCGTCGCCGAAGCACTCGACTACGGCTGTTCGCAGATCGCTTTCGAGAAGCTCACGGGCATCCGTGAGAACATCCCCGAGGCGACGTGGCACCACGAGTGGGCGTTCCGACGGTTGTTCGACTACGTGAGCTACAAGGCCGAAGACCGTGGCCTGTCGGTTGGACAGGTAAATCCCCGAAACACGAGCCGTCGGTGTTCGAACTGTGGATTCACACACGAGCAGAATCGGCCCGACCAAGAGACGTTCTCGTGTCTGAAGTGTGAATACGAAAACCACGCTGACTACAACGCCTCGAAGAACATCGGGCTGAAACTCCTTCGTAACCAAACTGGGGACGAGGGAGGCGCACCCGTGGGCGTGCGCTTGAACAGCGGGATGCTGAACGCGAACGGGCTTACATCCGTACCAGATTTGGTTAGAGCGAGAGTCCATGCTGAATGCCACGGCCGTTAG
- a CDS encoding type II toxin-antitoxin system RelE family toxin codes for MSDDGWTWVLASKAQSDLDSLSLDEQDRIIEKLDEIVTSPWRDPPDYGEPLQNSPYKKIRVGEFRLSVSFRQADQRLVVARIKRRGGAYTADDD; via the coding sequence ATGAGTGACGACGGGTGGACATGGGTACTCGCCTCGAAGGCGCAATCCGACCTCGACTCGTTGTCGCTCGACGAGCAGGACCGCATCATCGAAAAGCTCGATGAGATCGTCACCTCTCCATGGCGGGATCCGCCTGACTACGGCGAGCCACTGCAGAACAGTCCCTACAAGAAGATCCGTGTCGGAGAGTTTCGGCTCTCCGTCTCGTTTCGACAAGCTGACCAGCGACTTGTTGTCGCTCGGATCAAGCGACGTGGCGGTGCGTACACCGCTGACGACGACTGA
- a CDS encoding ribbon-helix-helix domain-containing protein: protein MSKASTNGEGGDDIVTVNFKATESFLEEIDATWQGRGFNSRSEFIRYTLRDAVEFPTFDRDELIALLAAEEDISEDQTMSAAEARERFGTADE from the coding sequence ATGTCTAAAGCAAGTACGAACGGTGAGGGTGGTGACGATATCGTCACGGTGAATTTCAAAGCCACCGAGTCGTTCCTCGAAGAGATCGACGCCACGTGGCAGGGTCGAGGGTTCAACAGCCGCAGCGAGTTCATTCGCTATACGCTCCGGGATGCAGTCGAATTCCCGACGTTCGACCGTGACGAGCTCATCGCCCTACTCGCCGCTGAGGAGGATATCAGTGAAGACCAAACCATGAGTGCGGCGGAAGCCCGCGAACGGTTCGGAACCGCCGATGAGTGA
- a CDS encoding winged helix-turn-helix domain-containing protein, which produces MPSDEPSDDESEWVRTWKANASAFDRVKSVTMTLSEPQPVSWIAEEAAVSPNTARDHLRRLIDLGVVTATETAGTRHYFPDPLYTRLRDVRELLQDTTREELSEQAAELKTDIAAWKREYDVDSPAALREQAASDGVSAEEAYERTRVASDWDLARYRLSLVQDAIENYDLWTADPSSLTA; this is translated from the coding sequence ATGCCATCCGATGAGCCCTCCGACGACGAGTCCGAGTGGGTACGGACGTGGAAGGCGAACGCGTCGGCGTTCGATAGGGTGAAGTCGGTCACGATGACGCTCTCGGAGCCACAGCCCGTCTCGTGGATCGCCGAGGAAGCGGCGGTCTCCCCGAATACCGCGCGGGACCACCTCCGCCGGCTCATCGATCTCGGCGTGGTGACGGCGACCGAGACGGCGGGGACTCGCCACTACTTTCCGGACCCGTTGTACACCAGGCTTCGGGATGTACGAGAACTGCTTCAAGACACGACGAGGGAGGAGCTCTCCGAGCAGGCCGCCGAGTTGAAAACCGACATCGCAGCTTGGAAACGCGAGTACGATGTGGATTCGCCGGCCGCGTTGCGTGAACAAGCGGCTTCGGACGGCGTGTCTGCCGAGGAGGCGTACGAACGCACGCGGGTCGCGAGCGACTGGGATCTGGCCCGATATCGACTTTCGCTCGTCCAGGACGCCATCGAGAACTACGACCTCTGGACAGCCGATCCGTCGTCGCTCACTGCATGA